The genomic stretch TTAACTATAACATCATATAGATGTTTTATTCCACCACAGAAAGATTCTCCAAATGCAAATTGATTTCCAAGTCCAACAAGTCCAACTACTTTACCAGTAAAATCAATTTCTTCCAATTTTTTTAAATTATTCATCCAAGCTGCATGAGCTTCTCCAACTTGATAAGTAGGTGTAACAAAAATAAGATTTTCAAAATTTTCTATTTCTTTAACCCCACTCTTTACATTAAAAGTTTTAAAATCATCTTTCTTTAAAAAGAATTCAATTTCATCAACAATTCCTACTGTTGTTTTTGTAAGAGTTGCATAAAAAATACCAATAGTTTTCATAAATTTCCTCCATCATAGTTTACATATATCTTTTATTACTTCACTTGCTAGTAACATACCTGCAACAGGTGGTACAAATGAAATGCTTCCAACATTTTTATTTTTTTCACGTCCACCATCTAAATTAAGTGGTTTTCTTGGTGTTTCATCAGAATAAACAACTTTTAATTTGTTAATTCTTCTTTTTTTTAATTCTTTTCTAATAATTTTTGCTAAGGGACAAACAGAAGTTTTTTTTATATCTGCTACCTTAAATTGTGCTGGATTTATCTTATTTCCAGTTCCCATACAAGAAATTATTGGAGTTTTTGAATTAGTTGCAAATTCAATCAAATCTAATTTTGATGTAACTAAATCAATAGCATCAACTATATAATCATATTTTTTATCTTTAAAAAACAAATCTATATTCTCTTTAAAAAATTTTTCATTATATACAGTTAAATTTATATTAGGATTGATTGATAAAATTCTATCTTTTGCTACCTCAACTTTAGCTTTACCTATAACAGATTGGGTTGTAATAATCTGTCTATTTAAGTTAGTTTTATCAACATTATCAAAATCAACAATGGATAGATTTCCAACACCTGATCTGACAAGTGCCTCAACAGTAGCACCACCAACTCCACCAAGACCAAAAACAATAACATTAGAATTTTTTAATTTTTCTATGTTATCAGAACCAATTAATAGTTCAGTTCTCTGTAAAAACATATGTTCTCCTTAATTATTTACTAATTTACTAAATAATATCATAAAAAATAGATTTTGTAAACTAATTTAGTTAAGTTATTTTTACTAATTTTCAGCAATTTTAAACAAGCTAATATTTTTATATATAATTTCTTTTCCAATTTTTTCAGAAGAAAGAATTCCAACTTCTTCTAATTGTTTTAAATAAGAAGTAGCTGTTTGCCTAGAAATATTAAGTTTATTCTAATATATTCATTTTTAGTATAAAACTAAAAAAATAATAATTCTAAAAGCTCTTTTGAATAAATTTTTGGAAGTTTGTCTTTTAATATCTTTTTTGTGTTTTCCATTGCCTCTATGATGTTATCAATTAATGCTAAAGTATACTTTGAGGTTTTTTCTATTGGCAATTTATACATTTCTCTCAATTCCTTTTTAATTATATATGTATAATTTTTCTAAAAATTTTAACATATCATTAAAACATGTATAAAATTTTAATTTTTTTTAACATATTATTCTTCATCTTCTTCACCAGTTTCAGAATAAGCTAATTCAATATCAATAAGTTCTACAATAAGTTGACATACATTGCCATCTTTATCATAAGCTAAATATACAGGATAAACACCATCTCCAAAGCCAGATTGAAACATAGGTAAATGATAATTTGTTCCAGGTATAGTCCAATTTATCCAGTCACCACCTTTTCTTTGATACTTAGGATTAGCTTCATAGCTTTTTTTGAAAAAATCTGCAAAATAATCATCATAAGCATTACCATCAGGATTTTCATTTATCCATTTTTCATCAAAGTCACAATATAGACTATGTAATTTTTTATCACAGATACAAGCAAGTCCCGCATCAACAACAAATCCAAAATACTCTCCATCTTTTATAGCATCTAATTCTTCATCACCTAACATAGCTTCTTCATAATAAGCAATTTTATTATCATTGAATTTTAATCTAACGGCTGCATATCTATCACAATCTCCATCACTAGCCTTAATAACACAAACTTCTGTTTTGAATTCACCAGTAGGAATTTTTTGTATATAAGGTTCACTAGATTTATCTAGTAAATATACTAAAGGATCTCTAACTAAAAATTCACCAGTAGGGATAGAACAAGGTCCAATATCCATAACATCTAATTCTTTTCCAGCAATTTCCTTTAAAGTAAAATAATCTTCAATATTAGGGTTTGGTTGTAATTTATTTTTAACCTTTTCCCATTTTTCTAACCAATCTTTAGTAGGTTGCATAAAATCACTCCTTATTATTAAAATTTTTTATATAAAAAAACTTTAGATATTTTTAAAGTATTATACCATTTTTATATAGAAAAATAAAAATATTTGAAACGTAGTAGTAAATATAGTAGAATAGTTGAGAAGAAATAAAATTTTTTATGGAGGTAATAAATGAAATTAGTTTTAATCCGTCATGGAGAAAGTGCATGGAACTTAGAAAATAGATTTACAGGTTGGAAAGATGTTGATTTAAGCCCAAAAGGAATTGAAGAAGCAAAATCAGCAGGAAAAATTTTAAAGGAAATGAATTTAGTTTTTGATGTTGCTTATACTTCATACTTAAAAAGAGCAATTAAAACTTTAAATATTGTTTTAGAAGAAATGGATGAATTATATATTCCAGTATATAAATCATGGAGATTAAATGAAAGACATTATGGAGCATTACAAGGGTTAAATAAAGCAGAAACTGCAAAAAAATATGGAGATGAGCAAGTACATATTTGGCGTCGTAGCTTTGATATAGCTCCTCCATCAATAGATAAAGATAGTGAATATTATCCAAAATCTGATAGAAGATATGCAGATTTAGCAGATTCTGATATTCCATTAGGAGAAAGTTTAAAAGATACAATAGCAAGAGTTTTACCTTATTGGCATTCAGATATTTCAAAAAGTTTACAAGAGGGTAAGAATGTTATAGTTGCTGCTCATGGAAATAGTTTAAGAGCTTTAATAAAGTACTTATTAAATATTTCAAATGAAGATATTTTAAATCTAAACTTAGTTACAGGAAAACCTATGGTATTTGAAATTGATAAGGATTTAAAAGTATTATCTGCACCTGAATTATTTTAATTGGAGGAATAGAGAATGAAAAAATTAATTGTAATGTCTTGTTTATTAATATCAGTTGCTTCATTTGCAGGAATTAATGATTTACCAAATAATGTTGAAAAAAATATTCTTTCAGCTATATCAACTTATTCTGGTTCTGAAAGAAGAGAAAATTATAATTGGTACAAGGATTCATACTTGGAAATGGTAGAAAGATTAGATAAATCTGGAATACCAGAAGCTGATAAACAAATCATAATAAAAAGATTAGAAGCTATGTATGGTTCTAACTATCCTAAACAATTAGCAAGAGTAAATGATGAAATTAATGATTATAAGGGATTAGTTAATAGAATAAGAGAAGAACAAAATGCTGTTCAACAAAAGGCAAAGGCTGAAAATGCTAGAAGTAAAGAGGAGATAAATACTATCTTAAGTTCATCTTCTATTCCAAAAGAAGCTTTAGATAAAATAGAACAAAATGCAAAAGCAGAATATCCAGATGATTACACTTTACAAAAAGCGTATATAAAAGGTGCAATCAAAACTTATAATGATTT from Fusobacterium hwasookii encodes the following:
- a CDS encoding flavodoxin, with protein sequence MKTIGIFYATLTKTTVGIVDEIEFFLKKDDFKTFNVKSGVKEIENFENLIFVTPTYQVGEAHAAWMNNLKKLEEIDFTGKVVGLVGLGNQFAFGESFCGGIKHLYDVIVKKGGKVVGFTSTDGYHYEETSIIEDGKFIGLALDEENQPSLSPKRIEKWITEVKKEFK
- a CDS encoding tRNA threonylcarbamoyladenosine dehydratase — translated: MFLQRTELLIGSDNIEKLKNSNVIVFGLGGVGGATVEALVRSGVGNLSIVDFDNVDKTNLNRQIITTQSVIGKAKVEVAKDRILSINPNINLTVYNEKFFKENIDLFFKDKKYDYIVDAIDLVTSKLDLIEFATNSKTPIISCMGTGNKINPAQFKVADIKKTSVCPLAKIIRKELKKRRINKLKVVYSDETPRKPLNLDGGREKNKNVGSISFVPPVAGMLLASEVIKDICKL
- a CDS encoding DUF4241 domain-containing protein, yielding MQPTKDWLEKWEKVKNKLQPNPNIEDYFTLKEIAGKELDVMDIGPCSIPTGEFLVRDPLVYLLDKSSEPYIQKIPTGEFKTEVCVIKASDGDCDRYAAVRLKFNDNKIAYYEEAMLGDEELDAIKDGEYFGFVVDAGLACICDKKLHSLYCDFDEKWINENPDGNAYDDYFADFFKKSYEANPKYQRKGGDWINWTIPGTNYHLPMFQSGFGDGVYPVYLAYDKDGNVCQLIVELIDIELAYSETGEEDEE
- the gpmA gene encoding 2,3-diphosphoglycerate-dependent phosphoglycerate mutase, producing MKLVLIRHGESAWNLENRFTGWKDVDLSPKGIEEAKSAGKILKEMNLVFDVAYTSYLKRAIKTLNIVLEEMDELYIPVYKSWRLNERHYGALQGLNKAETAKKYGDEQVHIWRRSFDIAPPSIDKDSEYYPKSDRRYADLADSDIPLGESLKDTIARVLPYWHSDISKSLQEGKNVIVAAHGNSLRALIKYLLNISNEDILNLNLVTGKPMVFEIDKDLKVLSAPELF